One Pseudomonas sp. B21_DOA genomic window, CGACCAGTGCATAGGTCGCCAGCGCGGCGGGCAGGCCGAACAGGCGCGTGTGGAAAAACGCCCGGGTCAGCTGATCCAGTTCAGCCGACGGTTGCATGAAGTGCAGGGCAACGCCACTGAGCGGCACGCCGAGGCCGCCGAGCACGACGGCCAAGCCCAGTGCCAGCAACAGGCCCTGCAAGAGAATCTGCCGCAACGCCGCACCATCGCTGCGCCCGGCAGCCTGCGCGGCAAAACCGGTGGTGCCCATGCGCAGAAAACCCATCGCCCAGGCGAGAAACGTGTACAGACTGGCGCCGACTGCCACCGCGCCGAGTTGATGGGCATGCGGCAGGTGGCCGATGACAGTGCTGTCGACCAGCGCCACCAGCGGCACGGAGATATTGGAAAGAATCATCGGCGCGGCGAGCGCCCAGACCTTGCGGTGAGTCGGGCGGTCGCGCCAGTCGGTAATCAGAGAGGACATGCAGGCTCCTTGGGGGAGCGGGGATTGTAGCGATTAACGCAATTCACTGTAGGAGTGAGCCTGCTCGCGATAGCGCCCGTTCAGTCACACAAGCTTCGAATGACATACCGCGATCGCGAGCAGGCGAGGGCCTACAGGGGGCGGTGGGTTAATGGATGATCCAGCTCAGCAACCACAACCCCAGCAGCAACCAGATGATCCCGGCAATGATCGACGCGTTCATGAACGCCCGGATCGCCGACCAGAGGAGCATCAAACCGACAATCAGCGCGATGATGCTGATGATCGAGGTGTCCATCCCCAGCGTCTGCGCGAGGCCGTCGACAAAGTTGCTGCCGGCATTGCTGAGCATATTGAACAGGCCACTGAGGCCGTCGACGATAAAGCGGATGATCGAACCGAGTGCCTGGCCGAGCCATTCGAAAAAGCTTTCTACGCGCATGTGTGCATCCCGATGAAAGAGCTGAGCCTTGGGCCACACCGAGGGCGGCCGAGTTCCCTGCATGATAGAAGGTTTGCCCGGATCATGTGTGGGAGCGAGCCAGTTCGCGAAGGCGGCGTGTCAGGCAAATCCGGTCTGGATGATCCACCGCCTTCGCGAGCAGGCTCGCTCCCACAATAGATCATCTGCGCTGCTTGCCTTCAGCCCGCATCCCCCGAAGCTATGCGTCTTCAGGAGAGCCCGATGAACCTTGTTGAACTGACCGAACGCCTGCACGCCATTCGTGACCGCAATGACTGGCGGCAATTTCACAGCCCGAAAAACCTCGCCATGGCCGCCAGCGTGGAAATGGCCGAGCTGGTGGAAATCTTCCAGTGGCTGACAGAAGACCAGTCGCGCCAGTTGCCGGCGGAAAAACTCGCGCATGCCG contains:
- a CDS encoding nucleotide pyrophosphohydrolase, encoding MNLVELTERLHAIRDRNDWRQFHSPKNLAMAASVEMAELVEIFQWLTEDQSRQLPAEKLAHAGQEVGDIVLYLLLLCSELGLDMNEVVRAKLADSERRFS